The DNA segment CATAGCTGGCTTGCAAGCACATGGCGCTGGTCACAATGCCAGTGAGTAAGTAACCTAGCAACGGCGTATCGACAAAACCACTGCCGGTGATAGCTAACCAGGCCCAGAACACTCCAGACAGCGTTGTGAACCAAGTCATTAATACTCCCTGAAATCCGGTTTTTGGTTGTGCAAAATAAGTGCTGCAGCCTAAAAACCCTATCCAGGTAACCAAATGAAACGTATCGGCTATACCACACCACAGTGCAGCAAGTAGACCTGCGGAAATTGCCACTTGGTAACGATCTTTCATGTTTTAACTCTAATATATATACTAATAATTTTAGTAATTAAATTACAGTAAAAGTAAGAATAAAACCATGAAGTATGTCGTAATTACGATATTAAAATCTACATTTCAATAAAATACTCAGTGGAATGTTATTTACGGTGATTTATCCATGTTATTTGCTGTGATTTATCCATGTTAATAGCGGTGCTTAAAATTCAATCATTTATGTTGTAAGAATAGAACCGCATTTTATCCGTGTTATTGTATTTTTTTTTCATTAAATCTGCTCTATTACTTTCGATATAAGCGTTTTTCTTCGTAAAAACAACCTCACTATTTCAAATGAAAGAAATTTCACTCGTTCTTAGATCTAACTCGCATTTTTATACTTCAGGACTAGAATTATCCTTATTTTTAGCTATATTCAACCCATCGAAACGTTTGCGCAAACGTTTCGATGGCGTTAACATACTCGCCATTGCACAATTTTGATTTAGCTATATTCACCTTGTAAGGCGTGACCCATGAAGAAAAATGCACTTATCAACGCAGACTTATCCTATTTAGTTGCAACACTTGGCCATACCAACGAGATCACCATTTGTGATGCGGGTTTACCGGTTCCTGATTCAACGCAGCGTATCGATCTTGCGCTAATTCCGGGTGTGCCGACATTCATCGACACGGTTACAGCGATTCTTGGCGAG comes from the Moritella yayanosii genome and includes:
- a CDS encoding DUF1097 domain-containing protein, which encodes MKDRYQVAISAGLLAALWCGIADTFHLVTWIGFLGCSTYFAQPKTGFQGVLMTWFTTLSGVFWAWLAITGSGFVDTPLLGYLLTGIVTSAMCLQASYAKLAFIPGAFIGCCITFAMAGDVIPIILPLLLGALLGYAMTQLTAWFVRFKTTPQHA